In Persicimonas caeni, a single window of DNA contains:
- a CDS encoding metal ABC transporter permease, with translation MIETLSIIWEFYRDPILCAVAAGAVLGLLGVYVVSRRIVFVSAALSQVAALGIVGGFFLVASMSLSGVLAGIVPVGLALLLALAVVFALAWVGDRPSIGRDAILGIAFIVPTALVLVVGPQIPQEMHSVEQILHGSAVLVRKADLWAVLIAGALVIATQLAAFRGFVFASLDPIVARTQGVPVKALDLVLFGSIAIMTGLVTRALGALPTFGLTVLPAIGVLGLKIGLRNVFVLAALIGAVSGAGGYLLAYFLDWSVGASQTLVAAGFAVLLRSVGVVMHR, from the coding sequence ATGATCGAAACGCTGTCGATCATCTGGGAGTTTTATCGCGACCCGATCCTGTGCGCCGTCGCCGCCGGCGCGGTGCTCGGACTGCTGGGCGTGTACGTCGTCTCGCGGCGGATCGTCTTTGTGAGCGCGGCTTTGAGCCAAGTGGCCGCCCTGGGCATCGTCGGCGGCTTCTTTCTGGTCGCCTCCATGTCGCTGAGCGGCGTGCTCGCCGGCATCGTGCCCGTCGGGCTCGCCCTGCTATTGGCGCTGGCGGTCGTCTTTGCGCTCGCCTGGGTCGGCGATCGGCCCAGCATCGGACGCGACGCGATCTTGGGCATCGCGTTCATCGTGCCCACCGCGCTGGTGCTCGTGGTCGGCCCCCAGATTCCTCAGGAGATGCACTCCGTCGAGCAGATCTTGCACGGCTCGGCGGTGCTGGTGCGCAAGGCCGACCTGTGGGCCGTGCTCATCGCCGGCGCCCTTGTCATCGCGACCCAACTGGCCGCCTTTCGCGGCTTCGTCTTCGCCAGCCTCGACCCCATCGTCGCGCGCACCCAGGGCGTGCCGGTCAAAGCGCTCGACCTGGTGCTGTTCGGCTCCATCGCCATCATGACCGGCCTGGTCACCCGCGCGCTGGGGGCTCTGCCCACCTTCGGGCTTACCGTACTGCCCGCCATCGGCGTGCTCGGCCTCAAGATCGGGCTTCGCAACGTCTTCGTCCTCGCCGCGCTTATCGGCGCGGTCTCCGGCGCCGGCGGCTATCTTTTGGCCTACTTCCTCGACTGGTCCGTCGGCGCCTCCCAAACCCTCGTCGCCGCCGGATTCGCCGTACTCCTTCGCAGCGTCGGCGTCGTCATGCACCGATAG